One window from the genome of Solea solea chromosome 13, fSolSol10.1, whole genome shotgun sequence encodes:
- the si:ch211-154o6.3 gene encoding uncharacterized protein si:ch211-154o6.3, which yields MGEVRKLQKKLRQIENLEIKISLSPEERFKISRKAELRSRLAELQLQLSGPQQTLGIVGDRKKEKMKRQVEDAPGALPSQKPPASKVLKGGEEFKAQATPSPAARQRETAVDRQREKTEPAKVSGHKQDVSADCPESDKEQQLRQEEAEFSSLKGSWEKAKFRLRQLEGHNDIVTCVVAVDNLVVSGSRDTTVKVWHVPTATEHKNLGGHTGGVTCLSAPPPEYCKRLAWSLSLSDKERFILSGSADCYVKIWALSIGQCVKSIYTFNAVTALCFVPEGDGYIITGSDGGKVQAWSWHTFENCQSINAHKDAVTCIQSQGPLVFSGSSEGGVSVWENRCTDRDPLRQLQHWSAQVTGCGSGSGGRLTLSPRGDRVFLAYGQAWVKILHWRTGSTSRLTNHSSIAAVTDCVHQTGGLLIGSCYDLVNGESALNLFSLPHCRYLASLTWPDAPRILCFATWATGSGDHRWVTGGRTLTVWEQLSSSGKQRGDVSVKRDSRLDFCFLESEAETEDDEETDDFEDDDDDGAHSRSDGAEDEGSSSWLRCVLQ from the exons ATGGGGGAGGTGAGGAAGCTACAGAAGAAGTTGAGACAGATTGAGAATCTGGAAATAAAAATCAGTCTGAGCCCAGAGGAGAGATTCAAG ATCTCCAGGAAGGCGGAGCTGCGTTCCAGATTGGCTGAGCTTCAGCTGCAGCTTTCTGGCCCGCAGCAAACTCTGGGGATTGTGGGagacagaaaaaaggagaagatgAAAAGACAAGT GGAGGATGCTCCTGGGGCACTTCCGTCACAAAAGCCTCCTGCCTCTAAGGTCCTTAAAGGTGGAGAGGAGTTCAAAGCTCAAGCAACGCCATCACCAGCTGCCAGGCAGAGGGAGACAGCAGTGGACAGACAACGGGAAAAGACAGAGCCGGCCAAGGTGTCGGGTCACAAGCAAGACGTGTCTGCAGACTGTCCAGAGTCTGACAAGGAACAGCAACTGCGACAAGAAG AAGCTGAATTCTCATCACTCAAAGGATCTTGGGAGAAGGCGAAGTTTCGCTTGAGGCAGTTGGAGGGTCACAATGACATCGTCACCTGTGTGGTTGCCGTCGACAATCTGGTGGTTTCTGGAAG CCGAGATACCACGGTGAAGGTGTGGCATGTTCCCACGGCAACAGAGCACAAGAACCTGGGGGGGCACACGGGTGGGGTTACCTGTCTATCCGCCCCTCCGCCTGAGTACTGCAAGAGGCTgg CctggtctctgtctttgtccgaCAAGGAGAGGTTTATTCTGAGTGGCTCAGCAGACTGCTATGTGAAGATCTGGGCCCTGAGCATTG GACAGTGTGTAAAGTCAATCTACACGTTCAATGCTGTGACTGCTCTGTGTTTCGTGCCAGAGGGAGACGGCTACATTATCACCGGATCGG ACGGGGGGAAAGTTCAAGCCTGGAGCTGGCACACTTTCGAGAACTGCCAGTCAATCAACGCTCACAAGGACGCTGTCACCTGCATCCAG TCTCAAGGTCCGCTGGTGTTCAGTGGCTCGTCTGAGGGAGGGGTGTCTGTGTGGGAGAACCGGTGTACAGACCGAGACCCCCTGAGGCAGCTCCAACACTGGAGTGCTCAGGTGACCGGTTGTGGCAGTGGCTCGGGTGGGCGACTGACCCTTAGCCCGAGGGGAGACAGAGTGTTCCTGGCTTATGGTCAAGCCTGGGTCAAGATCCTGCACTGGAGGACCG GATCAACATCCAggctgaccaatcacagcagcatCGCCGCGGTAACAGATTGTGTCCACCAGACAGGAGGCCTCCTAATTGGCTCCTGCTACGATCTGGTAAATGGAGAGAGCGCATTAAATT TATTCTCTCTGCCTCACTGTCGCTACCTGGCTTCTCTGACCTGGCCGGATGCTCCCAGAATTCTCTGCTTTGCGACATGGGCCACGGGGAGTGGAGACCACCGGTGGGTTACGGGAGGCCGCACTCTCACTGTATGGGAGCAGCTCTCCAGCTCCGGGAAGCAGAG AGGTGACGTCTCAGTGAAGAGAGACAGCCGGTTGGATTTCTGCTTCCTGGAATCAGAGGCGGAAACAGAAGATGACGAGGAAACTGATG ATTtcgaagatgatgatgatgatggtgctcACAGCCGGTCTGACGGTGCGGAGGATGAGGGATCCTCATCGTGGCTGCGCTGTGTTCTCCAGTGA
- the pianp gene encoding PILR alpha-associated neural protein, which produces MQPREEKPLEDKDKEGVEDRGTEAEETEPEEVDPQFYVTVTISSLLILTAVIIVAKLCYDRSCSQHPPPLSRGVAPPLTLALPRSLASEDSRQTLHSTSSSFTDRERIPVVNL; this is translated from the exons ATGCAGCCCCGAGAGGAAAAACCACTggaggacaaggacaaggagGGAGTGGAGGACCGAGGGACGGAAGCCGAGGAGACAGAGCCTGAGGAAG TGGACCCTCAGTTCTACGTCACCGTGACCATCTCCTCGCTGCTCATCCTGACAGCTGTCATCATTGTAGCCAAACTCTG TTACGATCGCAGTTGTTCCCAGCACCCACCCCCACTTTCTCGTGGCGTGGCACCCCCCCTTACCCTCGCactccctcgctccctcgctTCAGAGGACAGCCGGCAGACGCTGCacagcacctcctcctccttcacagaCAGGGAGAG GATCCCAGTTGTGAACCTCTGA